A region of the Microcoleus sp. AS-A8 genome:
GTGCTTGGGTTTCGCAGGAACAGCTCATGAATACTAAGTGATGGTTGGATGTCTTTCGGGGTAATGGGTAATGGGTAATGGGTAATGGGTAATGGGTAATGGGTAATGGGTCAAAATCAAATTGACCTGTTACCGAGGCTACGGGTACGCACCAAGCCAGAAGCAAGATACACTTCAGACTCTTTCCTCAGACTCAAGCTTTTGACATGCAACGAAATGTAAACTAATAATGAAGAAAGCCTGATAGAAGACTCAAACCTGTGAATTCTTTGCTTCCGCTTCCGTTAAGCAAAACCCCGAAAGGCTTACAGTTCCAAACCATTCTGGCAGACACTCTCACGATTTTTTGGGGAGAGTGGTTAGATTTACGGGTGCGAATTGTACAAGTCGCGGCGGCTGGCTTGGTGTCACCCCTGATTTACATTGTCGGATTTGGTTTGGGGCTGGGGAGTGCGTTGGACGCAACCATGAAACCTGCCGCCGGTGATAACTATTTGCAGTTTATTCTACCGGGAATGATTGCTCTGTCTTCGATGACGATTAGTTTTGGCGGCACCACTTTTTCCATTTGTGGCGATCGCATTTTTACTAAAACGTTTGAGGAAACGCTACTCGTACCTGTACATCCCTTAGCGCTGTATTTAGGTAGAATGCTGGCTGGAATTGTGCGCGGGATGATGACATCCTGTTCTGTGATTTTAGTCGCCCTGATCTTCACGGGCAAGTTTGGCAGTTTCTTAAACCCCTTGTTTTTGCTATTACTGGTACTTAACTGTGCTGTATTTGCGGGTTTGGGGGTAATTGTCGGATTGAATGTGAAGTCACTGGAATCGGTTGGACTTTACAACAACTTCGTGATTGTTCCCATGTCGTTTTTGGGAGCAACGTTTTTTGATCCAGCCACGTTACCCACGGTACTCAAAGGAGTTGTGTATCTGCTGCCTCTTACCTATACCAGTATTGGGCTACGTGCGGCGGCTTACT
Encoded here:
- a CDS encoding ABC transporter permease, yielding MNSLLPLPLSKTPKGLQFQTILADTLTIFWGEWLDLRVRIVQVAAAGLVSPLIYIVGFGLGLGSALDATMKPAAGDNYLQFILPGMIALSSMTISFGGTTFSICGDRIFTKTFEETLLVPVHPLALYLGRMLAGIVRGMMTSCSVILVALIFTGKFGSFLNPLFLLLLVLNCAVFAGLGVIVGLNVKSLESVGLYNNFVIVPMSFLGATFFDPATLPTVLKGVVYLLPLTYTSIGLRAAAYLPLSQFPWYSIPILVVVAIALALAGAYQFAHQQD